In the Scatophagus argus isolate fScaArg1 chromosome 11, fScaArg1.pri, whole genome shotgun sequence genome, ctgtctgtttgcCAGCATCAGGACCCCCTCCCCATGCTTCTGCTGACACTCTGTTCAACGTGGCACTTGATATCTCACATGTGCTGGTACTCTTGACAAAGAGACATACACCAGggagaaaacaatttaaaaattacTAGGCTAGCCACATActatgtttttcttattgtcaggaaataatttgtttttttattgtcatggAATAAAATCCAAATGCATCAGTAGGTCTTTCAGTACACTTCCCTGTATGTGACAGTCACACCAAAGGCCTTTCATTTCTTCTGAAGACAGAAGTCATTGGGacaaaaatatatcaataatTTAAGACATGCCGTATATGTGGGTTTTCCAAAATGCAAAGTTTCCATTATGTGCTagttatcatttttatttaccaGAAAAACCTGTTAAAGTCCAGCATATTCAAATCTCTCCAGTTGCACCAATTACACCAACGAGCTGTGGTGTAATTAGTGTACTTCATGAACTTAGAGAGGGGAACAAGAAGACACTGGAGGTAAACCAGAATGTCTGGTAAGTAATGAGTTCAGTCAGTGTCGACACGCACACCCCCACTgctagctgctgctgctcactagCTTACCAGTAAGTTACAATAAGGTATTTTAGCTGTTAGAgttaacacaaaacacagaaaaaccaGCAGTTTTTTACATCTGAGAAGCAGGAACTGGACAatatttgcaatttttttttttttttgcttgatcaatcaattatcaaaattgtttcCAATaggttttctgtttcactgctaatcAAATGCGGCAAAGGAAGAAATTCCACACCTGCACCcttctttgttctctttcaggaaatgaaatgttgcaGTTTCTGCTTAAACGAAGAATCACACCTTCACTaattgctgaaatgaaaaacaatctgCTCTTTCTTTTGTTGGTGGCGGAATATGGCTTCCATGTCAATGCTTTCCTTGTATAAAAAGAGTCTGCAGTGCAAAAGAAATAGACAAGTGCCAATAagaccctgcgattgactggcgaccaggcCAGGGTGTACCCCCCCTTTTGCCCATAGCTAACCAaagttagctgggataggctccagctcccccgcgaccctgacagataagcggtatggaaaatggatggatggatggaagtgcCAATAAGAGATTCATAATAAGGCAAAACGGGCCCACATTTGTAGTCGCTCACATTTGCTGTAAACCTGGTGTTGGGTGTCTTTCAGCCATAGCTaaggacacagagaaacaccTGAGAGGTGTAGCCTtcaacacacactgctggtggGGCACCACATTTGGCCGATTGGTGCCGAGTGTGACCTGTAACTGCACCACGGACACCACAGCAGTTACAAGAGAAGCAAAGCAATTagcaaaaacacatgcacacttacTGGAAATGCTCCACTCAGCACAATGAGAGGGGAATACAATGCTGCTGCCATGACAGCACACAGCATCCACCGTTCACACATGTAacactttccaccactgactgactgactgactgactgactgactgtcagaGCATGTGGGACAGAAGCGAAAAAGCGGCCATAAAACTGTTGTGACATCTAGACTTCATGAAAGACGGACGAGTGATCGTATCTGATTTGTGTCAGATGGCCGCTGAGAGCTGCTCACGGAGAGCAAGCAGGCTGATGTTAGCAGTCCCACATCTGACAGAGAACGCTGACGCTAACCACCACTTCACCTCACCTCTGAACCTTAACACACAATCATGCATCACGGGTTTATTAGGCACACCTACCTGCTGCAGTATAGTGCAACAGTCCTGTTATAAATCCTACCAGTAAGAAGCTTATAATGTccaggattttatttcttttttaaaactcttctGAGAGGTGCTGATTGAACTTTCTGGTCATGCAGGAGGCGGTGGTTTGTCACAGAGGTGTGGAAAGGAGTCAGACTTGAGTCACGAATCTGGTGCAGTTCAGTGTTGACATTAACACCAGTGACAACACTTtcattcaatttcaatttcaatttcaggCTGTTTTTCTTGGAATGACTTGATATTGTTCAGAGACTGCAACCGGTTGTAACAGTGTCTCAGAAACAACTACAACGTAATaaccacaaataaacaaatgtataATAGCATTGAATTTGTTGAGGGGACTTGGATTGCAGGACTTTGAATCAAGTACTTAAGAATATTAAATCACAACCAACCTATTCAAGCTGGGatcttttcttgtctcttttgtttttgccacGTAGTCGAAAATACTACACAAAAGTACGTTCTGAGTAACAtcttacacaaaaacaaacatttcttcacCACCCACTATAATTTAACCTCCTCTCCTGCaacaggagagcagagcagccTGTAATTTCCCCCTTCTCATGGTTCAAACAGACGAGAAGAGTCTTTTTCTGGCTCTAAACAGTTCACTTTTTTTAATAAGACTGTGTCCACTTGGTTACATAATGAAAGCGATAAAGAACTCCAACCTTTTAATACTTAGATGCGCAAGACCCACTTTATATATAACGCTGCTGTTTGACTAGTAATGCTTATGGTGATTAAAACTAGTGGTACAGGCTTCCTGCGTTGCCACGGGGGCACGAAAGAGTGGATGTGTGACTGAAAATCCATTCATAAACAGTAAACATTTGGCGTAGCAGCCCATCGTCGTCGTGTTTTAGACCGTAGCTCAACTGACAGCTACGCCAGTCAGCACATTTAGCTTCATAGCAAGATCAAAGCAAATCGTTTCGGGTCAAACTATAAAATGTGGAGGTTTTAATTTGGCTACAACGATGTGTCTTCCGatacaagttaaaaaaaaacagagaatattACCGTTTAGCTCCGATGAATCCCTCAGAGATGTACAactgctcgctctctctctctctctcgctctctctctttctcgttCCACGGCCAATCCAATGGTGTAGTCTTGTGAGCGTCTTGCGTCACTTCCGCGCACTTACACCTGTAAAATCCCAGCGTATCCATCATCAAAGATCGTCTATTTGTTAGATGCATTTAGCCGCGGCTGAAAAAAAAGGGTTCAGCTAcagatctaaaaaaaaaaatggccgTAGAGCTAAACCGATACCTAGCTAGTTAGTTAGCCAGTGTCTGTAGAGTTCTTTTGTCCGTTACGCAGtccatttactcaaatactgtacataagTACAACTCTGAAGTACTTGTAGGCCTACTTTACTCGATCATTTCCGCTTATGCTGAAGTTACGTTATACTTACATACACTCTGTATTCATAAAAcaatttcagaggcaaatatcGTCCTTCATACTGTGATACATTAATCTGACAACTTTATTTACTAATTACTTTAAAGGTCATTATTTAACAAGCACAATATATgatcaatttaaaaatatgatgcattCTTATGAATTAAAGCACAAATACAGTATAGCATATTAAGTAGTGCAGATTATCTCTAGCCTTACAACATTTAAATACTACCTACATAGATGTAAACAGCACAGCTGCAAATTCGAATAATATATAACGCACTGGGTGGGGGACAGTAAATTTCAATGTTAATACTTTTGTATCTTCTTTTTTGTACCTGAGTAGGCCAAAAGTTTTAAATGCAGGGCCTCTACTACTTCTAATGGTGTATTTTTATACTGTGGTATTACTACTTTACTTTTAAATGATCTCAGTGCTTCTTCCACTACTGCCATTAGGTGGGTCCAGAATTATTACTTAATTGTTACTTAGTAATAGTTAAGTATTTATTAATTAAGTTAGTATTATTACTTAGCACTAGCTAAGTAATACTAAGCACACTAGTTATATATACTAGTTTACACTATAACATTACATATAAGAATAATGTTGaagaaatgtatattttaaaaaatacttacaATTTGGAATTAAGTGCAGAACTTGACTAAGTGCAGTTAGTCAAGTTAGACTGCACCactatatatatgtgtgtgtgtgtgtgtgtgtgtgtatatatatatatttatactgtatagGTCCAGTCTCATGGAATACAGCAGTGACTCTTGTCAACCATTCCTTTGTGGCGTTGTTTGTGGTATCATGAAATTCAATCAGAGTGAgatctcttcttttttttcttctctgaagcTGTGGTTAAAAATAGCGTCTGTTTCTTTTCAATGGCGCTGCGCGACCGGggaatttataataataataagaagaataagaacaagaataagaataagaataatacATGCACTGTCGAAACAAATTTGAGCAGAACTATTAAACcaaattaagtaattaattaaattgttaatgaattaaataattaattgattaatatATTGCTTGTTGGAACTTAGTAATCGTTTCCTAAGGCCACATATCGAATACAAATTAAAGTCATCGCTCCGTATATTTTCACAGAGTAAAAGCATAATTTTCTGATTTTCCAGGTAAGAAATAACATATTCAtctgaaagatgaaaaacagcagcggAATGAGGAAGGTGTGAAACCGATACTGCGCTGTCTGGCCACGTCTCGTTGAGCCAATGAGCGCCCTCAGAGGCTGCTCCGAAACTACTGCAAGGCTGCGTGCCTGGCAGGTGGacagaaacactgcacagcAGACGTACAGCTCACTTAAGAGTATGCTTTGAGTtcactgcactgaaataaaTCCCAAAGTATTCAGAGAGAGGCAATGAAGACAATTCAGTTTAGGTGGactttttaataattattaatacgAGAGTGCTCGATTATGTCAAACTGCAACGTGTGCAAGTGCAGGAAAAGATAAAGTAGAAAAagcttaaatattttaatggtGGAAGAAGAATTCAGTAGAACCTTAAATAACGTCAGCGGTGGCCCACCACAAAGTTTTACTCACGTTAAATTATAGACGTATTAGCAGCAAAatatatcaaaaacaaaagccatcATTATGTTGTGTGGCCCCTTCATACGTTTATATCATTGCACAGTATACTATAAGTCATATTGTTGCATTATTATGAATGCATCAGCTTGttaacagcattttaatattgCAGCCAGTTTACTGAATGTAGTGTTAGACATTTTCATCTGTAGCAATGAATTATTTCATGGAGAGTAAGATCTTGATTTGTATTTggatgtaaaaaataaatactcaCTGTATTGTCAGTGAGGTTAAATGTGATGGTCTACAAGTATGAAGTAGCATAATATGGACATACTCACATCAGGTACTACCTGAAAATTGTACCATATTTGAGTGTCATTTTGCACCCCTGAAGTACTTCTTCTCACATACATAAATACTAACACATATCTTAATGTGCTGGCTGAACATTCATTTTACTGCCCAGTGACATTTGTGCAAACTGCTCATCAATAATCCACCGTAAGTGCGTTCAGTGCAACAGAAATAATTCATCTACGTCAGCCATGACAAAAGGCCACGTGAAAAAGGCCGAAGAAAACCTGTGGACAGAGAGGCACGTTTACAGCTACATCGGGCCGAACATCAGAACTTCCTGCTGTGCAGCTCAGCAACAAGTCCCAGAGACTCTCTTTGGTCTGAGCTGAGTCTGGCTCTGCTGCTCACCTCCTGCCACTGAAGAGAGCCGTGGCTGCTCACCACCTGAGAGGGAAATAAGCACCAAAAAACAGCAGGTAATTACTCTATATATTCACTGTAGGAAGAGTCAGGAGGTGGACTGTGCAGAGGAAACACAGTCCATCAGTCCTGTTCACCACATAATTGTCAAATACTGAATGCTTtacatccatccacccatttttATATACTGCTTGTCCATGCAGGGTCTCAGGTCagtcacagggccgacacacaaagacagacacacgcacacacacacacaatgtgtgggcaatgtagagtagccaattaacctaatgtgcatgtttttgggactgtaggaggaaaccggagtacccggaaaccccagaccgggattcaaatctggaaccctcttgctgcgaggcaacagtgctaaccataGCACCACTGTGCCTCCCTGAATGCTCTAcgttttaaacaaaacaacaacaataataataataataataataataataatgttctCACCATATTGCTGATGTCCACTATCAACTGGCTGGTTCTGTCCAAGTGAATGTTTAAGACGGTGGTTTCCACCCAGGCATTATCGGTGTTCCTGCAGTCATCCACATAACCCTCAAACAcctaaaacacagcaacacagcagccGTGAGTCCAAGTTCCTCCATGTCAGAGTCAAGAAAAGCATCATTATTGTTCATTTAAACTGTaatcacatcaaatcaaatcagtgatGGTGGATTAGTGGTTTGGTAAGAGACCTTGACTGATTCACTGCAATTGATAAGGGCTAACCTTAAGCCTCAACCAAATGCTAAACTTTTTGTAGTAAAAGATACTTTGAGTAccttaaaggaaaaacaattatCAGTATAATGCAGTACAGTTAAACAGCACCACATGCTGCATCTCACAAAAACAACCATAAAGTTGAATCAAAATCTAAAACAATTTCAGTAAAACCTGAACTTATTAGGCTTCATGTAGGTGGGATTtactgcagagctgctgtatTAGACTGCCATAATTTTGGCCAGGATAATCTAATAAACAGACAATTGAGTGTTGGTTCCTCAGCTACAAACTCCATAAACCTTGTGGCTGCTCGCAGCTGAAGCCTCACGGTGACTGAGCTAGTGACAACCATGATATTAAAAGATGAAATCCTGATGCTGTTTTAATGATACACATCAGATAATAACGTGTAAACAATCCGGAACAGATGTCAGGCCTTGTGGATCACTTCATCTGGTTTTCCTTTTCGCTGTTCACCAAGTGTCATTGTTCTTTTCGTACAGTGCAGTTATGACAGATTCTCGCTCCATCTCCTAATATATTTTAAGTGTGATTCATTAGCCAAAAAAGTGACAAAGCGCACAATAAGCAATGTTAAAGTTGACTCAGGCtgataatattattattttgtaatacGATTTTCTACAGATATAAAACTTCATCTGAAGTCCTCATCATTTTCAAAGGCATTTTATCGACCTATTCTTTAACAATTAAATTTTGTCtttgatttaaacatttaataaaatgcattttattgttgtttcacCTGTTTACTAATAAGTATTTAACGTCTTTTATTTCCATAATCTACTAgctttttcaacaaaaatataCCTTTTGAATTTATCATTTGTAAGGTATAAGGTATATTAACACTCAATCTTTACTCATCAAGGCAAACCAAAGTGTTAGCCAGACCCACCTTTGTTCCCTCTGATACCTTCTCATTTAGTTTTTCATACAGCTTCTTTCCCAGGGTTTGCTTAAGATTCACTGGCAAGTTTTCAGCAGATTGGACGGGTCCCTGAAGGTTTCAAAACAGAAGTGTACATTTACTTGAACAGCTCAAAACATAACCCCCCCCCCGccccaacaaacaaacaaacaaacatgtgaagtaaacaaacagccaaactCACCCCTGGTAGAGCAAAGGTTCCTTGGCTCTCGTCATAAACCACCAGGAACTCCAGAGCAGATCGCTTGCTGTCTCGCCAGCTAAAAATCCATTGTCAAAGCGTTAGATTGTGCCCTGCCATCCAGTAGGGACGAAACAGTgtctttaaaagcatttaaagacATGAGATGGCCCACCTTGTAAGCACGAGGTCCACATTCAGATTTGGACCAAGATGGTTTAGTGCACCTCGCCCAGTCATGCCAGTCCTCCCTCCTGGGTTCCTAATGACAGACAGGATGCATACGAGACAATAAGACATCTTTTTAAAGTTACTGAGAGAGACATTTGATGCCTTGTGTATCTTATTTAATATCATACCTGTAATTACCTATTGCCCCTGATTCTGATCTGCAACGAGAAAGAACAGATGAAATGTAAGACAAAAGGAGCTCAGGGGGGGCTGCCTGGTAATCAGATTACGGGCCCGGGGTCATGTCAGAAAGGACAATTATTCATTTAAGCAGATTCAAGCTGAACTTGATTGGACATCTTCGTCCACATGCCAAGTCATTATGTATGATTTTTGGCAAAAACATACCCATCCGCATCGTCCCCGCTGTCTTCAGAGGGGTAAGGTGTCGGCATGTATAAGCTGAAGCTGACCTGGAAAAGAGAGGACATGAAAACCAACTgggtccaaaaaaaaaaaaaatccaagccATCTTTCATTATGACAAGACCACCAGCTGGTGATTTCGTGTCGGAGATGTGTGTGAAATACCTCCCATGGCACCTTCTCCTCAGGCACAGGAAAGCGCGTCACTTTGCCGCTTGGATAGTGAAAGCAGCGGGCGTTCACGTGGaacctgtcctctctctctgacacgCTGACATACGTGTCAGGGGACTCGTCTGTTGTGGTTAAAGCTGCAAAGACGAACAAAAGTGAGAGCAAACAAGAGGATGACACATTTGATGTGCAATATTTTCGAGAAATTatgacaaaaatctgttaaaaattAACAATCATAGTGAATGAAGAAGCTGCTTGACTGACTCAGAGACTGTGCTTCTTTTGCTCCAAAGCTCTGCGATTTCAGACCGTCCATAATCCACTGCAGGGCTTTGGCTGACTGGGAAACCtgatgagacaaaataaaagtggGTCGAATACTTTTCATGACTACTTATACAACACTGAAGATGACCGATTTTCCACTGGGGACATGTGGAAATACATtttagcaaacacacacacacacacacacacacacacacacacacacatgcatggtgCGTGGAGAAGtgtgtcatctctctctctcaatgtctctctcttttattcGTGCCTCCGTTCAGCagtgtgatgtgaaatgttCCAGACGCAGACACAGGTGCAACATTAGTGATAACCAAAAACCAGGTCACAACCTGCACCTCTAGTCGAGCCAGTCTTTTCACCACGGCGTCAGagctcatctcctcctccctctccagtCGATCCGTAATAGTGGTAACCctcaggaaacaaacacacaagcgcAGCGTGGGTTTCTGATATGTATTTGAATGTGGACTGTTTAAGGAGATGTACTCGATATATTCAGCCTCATGACTCTCATCAAAccttgaaaacacacaatatattGCTGCCTTAAAGGAATAGCTTGCGAAATCTacagagagttagatgaaaaaaatgattccactctcatatctgtttGTTAAATACTAAGCTGTGACGTCCTGCTGAACCCCAGAAACACAGGGGGAACCAAttagcctggctctgtgcagAGGTGAGAAATCCCTTTGTTTAGTCTTTATTCAAAGTCTCCTGCTTCTAGCCTCATATTTAACTGACAGACATGAAAGCAATATCAGCTCACTCTTACCAAGaaggcaaataaacaaattgcccaaaatgtcaagatattgctttaaagctgcattaacaGATTTCTGCAGGGGCTGGAAATGATGCCGTGGTGCAGGTGGAACCAAAGCAGCAAAGCCTCATGTCAAAGAATAAATCTGAGCAGTCACAAGATGATTTAAAAGCCTACAGGagattaagatttttttaaaaatatgctgtATATGCTATAAAAATTAGGTTCACTGATTTTTGTTGAAAAACTGCGTAGTTCAAAgcttaaatgaaaaaacaaatttgaGAAAATATAATCCCACTTTTGAATTATTCATGAAATGTAAGGCATGAAGAGACAGCTTTTGTTAGGCAGCTACGTCGGGCTTCATTCCTGTGGGATTTTACTTTTGGGCTGTGTCCAGGATGCGATGCTCCATGCTCTGGCTCTGCTCCTGCTGCACGGACAGCAAGTATCTGTCCTTCATCAAGGCCTCCCAGGACAacagctcctcttcctcgctCTCAGGGAGCACATTCTCTGGAAAACAGTGTCAAATGCATGGTGTGTTAGGCGATTGTAACGCCATTGTAGAAACAATTATATGAAATCCCTCAAATAAAATAGATGCATGTGTTGCATAAAACCATGAAGTCTACTTTCATCACTGGCGGAAATGAGAAATGTTCAATACTTACTAAACTCTTTGTATAACTTGGCAGGCCTGCACAGCACCATTCTCCTGATGAAGAGGTAAAGATGGCTGAAGATGATAAAAGGAGGTGGGGCAGTGGGGCGGCTGTGGTACTCCTTAATTAGCTCGTATCTTTGAAACTTCCagattctgtctgtgttgtcctggacttcctggaaCGTAAAGCTGTGCAGGAACACAAAGAGATGACGAGGCAGCACGATTATGAAGCTGTGATAACATCTTCTGGGCTAAACACACAAACGCTGCTAAAATTAGGACTGGACCAAGACATCTGTACAGACGTGGAGGAGAACTCACTTGAAGATGGCTATGAGCAGGTTGAGCAGCAATATGTTGGCAAAGAGCAAGTAAACACAAAGCATGATGATGGTGAGCCACTCAGGGAAGGCTGGCATTTCGTTTTCATTCAGCACAGGACACTTTGGCTTCAGGGGGTCGGTGCCACTCATGCTGCACCGGTCTTTGTCAAACGCAGAATCTGCAAAGAAATTATTTTCCTATGAAAACTGTCACGTTTCAACTACAAATGAAGTAATACTATCGTCCATCTCTACTCACAGTCGATATTTGTGGGAAAATCCCCAAATATGGTGCGGTACGGCTCATAAACTGCCCCGCGGAGAATCCAGTTCAGCCGATTGTCATTGTGGATGAGGATGCCCTGTTTGGCTACGCCGTACGCCACCACCCAGATACTCAGCAGAAACATGAAGAAGAACATGTCCATCATCTGGAGGACAAAAATATGGATGCATCTGAACACTTCAACCGGTGACATGTGATATATGTACAGCGGTGACTTTATTTTCTGGTGGGTGGTTGCATAAAGCATCACATCTACAACAGATAATTTCGCTGTGAGGAGTTTCTAAAAGGTTGCCTGCTGGTCCAGGTACAATCTCTGAACAGGCAATAATGGGCTCTAAATCATAAATGGAATAACCGACAGACACATTTCATCATAGAAATCACCTTCTATttaacacaaagtacacaaCTGCACGACTGGTCCAGTGAGGCAGAATCCTCTTCTTTGTGTTAAATAAAAGGTGTTTTCAAGTTGCAGTTGCTGTAAAGATAACTCAGGTCAGCATCCATTATATTTAAATGTAGTCCTCTCACCATCCTCTTGACTATGATGATTTTGGGTCCCAGCGTTCTACTGACAGTGAAGATGGCCATGAGACGGAGGCAGAAGACCACAAAGTCGATGCAGAGGAGGATTTTGCCCGCATAGAACAGCTCAGTTGTCAGCCTGAAATAGAAAAACTTGCCAATCCATTGATAAACTGGCAGACGGAGGGCACTTGCAATCGCCTGGAAGAAAACTTACCGAAATACAAGGCCGATAATAAAGAGGACGATGGACAGAACGTCTAAAATATTCCACATGTCGTTGATGTACCTCTTGGCTTTTATACGAAACCCGAAGCCATCAGGATCATAAAACAGCTGAGatagaaaagacaaatttaaaCTGTTAGTGTAGTGTAACACTGGAATAGGCTTTTCTGGGGCCACTCTGACTGCAATGAGTCCCCCTGACCACCAGGTGGTCCAAAACTGTGGTGTCTTGTAGATTTGTTAATATTACTTAACATGTTCTGTTTGACTGCATTACAACAATCGTGCAATTCCCACTGAacctgatttgtgttttttttctaatgttttacaatttcttgttatttttctgtaagttcatttacaattttttgtattattgctttatttttcgGTTAATGGTTTCAGATGCCAGTTATTTTCATCGGGGGATATTTAAAGGACTAAGAAGCCCCCTAAATGGCTCTGACATTACTAACGCTGTGGTGTTACAGTGCAGTGAAATGCTGAAGCATACAGAAGGTGTTCCTCCGCATGCGGCCATTGAACACTTTGTGCGACgttcaccattttgtcagcTCTGTGAGCAAGCAAATGTTGAAAGCCATCTTTTATGTAATCTGTTTGCACTCCTTTTCTCACAGTTATGTCGGTGACTTTGTAATACGACACAATAaatttctttttcccctcagttAAGAGCTAAACAAGCTAGCTGTATAAGGCTAATGTTAACACGTTTGAAGAACCTGTTTTACTTTTGAGATAATTGTTGATGTTGTGCAATCTtaaatttcccttgggatcaataaagtatctatccatCTGTACATTGATTAGATAACCAGGTGGCCTACACTGAAGACTCAATACTTTcacagtttcactgttttttttcttcagtaaaaaCATGCAAAGGCTTGTCTTCAACGTTTACTGGCAGTCACGTAGATGTAACGTGCATGCATGTATAGTAGCGCTCCTACAGATCTAAACACCTGTAAAGTCTGTCACTGtttgctgatttttcttttctttctttctgatttTGCACAAGAAAACAGGGGATCTTTCCACTCTCCACTAAGGCTTTTCTCAACTAATGAGCACATTTTCATCTCcagagcagctctgtttttTCCGAGAAATGTCTGTCAAATGACTTGACACTGCAGCAGTTTCAGACCTCAGTACATGTTGATTTATCCACCAGTATTGGCACAATGTGTGTGTCCCAGCTGTGCTCCCTAACCTGTCTGACCTCCTCACACACGAGTGTGAGCAGCCAGATGTAAAGCAGCACCTCCCAAGGAGAAGGCGTGACCTGGAAGTCGATCATCAGCACCacagcaaacaggaagaggaaggtgaaGTAAGACACGATGTTCCAGTAAAACTTGACCTGCGGAGAGCTGTACAGGCAGACCAGTCTGGACCAGGAGCTCAGAGGTTTCAGGCGCTTCAGGCTGGTGGGGTCACTGTGAACAGAAAGGTTTGGAGATAACTTACCACTTGACACTTGTGACCTCTGAAGTCAACACTTTGAGATTAACAACATTTTTGAATATTGAGGTTTCTAAAAACTTTTACATGATCTCCTGGGGTTTATCACCATGTTAAGAGACAATAGTGTACTTACAGGCCACAGCCACCTGTTTGTATTATACTTCCCGTCACTTTCTCCACTGTCTTTATCTCCTCGTTCTTCTCATTTTCCCTCTGGATGACTTCATCGCGTCTAGGGAGAATTTAAATTCATTAAGAGACCAAATACTTAGAGACCAATATCCCCAAAAAGATTCTGCATTGTTGTAAAAAGCAACTGACTTCATCCACATatcatactgtgtgtttgtctgacctCCATGgcacaaattatttaaaagtaTTTCATTTCCGTGTCATAAGAGATTACTAATTACGGCAACAGTTAATGGAAGGCAAGCCAGTTCTTTCAGCTGACAAAACTCACCTAAAAACCAGAAAGCCAGTGTAGATAAGGGGGAAGAAGACCATGCAGATCATCACTCTCCACACTGGGTTTTCCACTGAAAGCTCACCACACCAGATTTGTGTCAGAAGAGCCTTGAAGACAATCGTGACGTGAGACTGGGTCCACAGTCTCAAAATAAAAGACCATAAAGATAAAAGTTTGCTCTACCTGGACACCTGACTGAGCTACAAAGCTTTTATCATCAGCCTCCAGTGCCAGCCGCAAACATGTCGTCCTTCCCCAAAACAGTGATGCACGAACCAACAACTTCCTAGCTCGCTCTTCATCACTGTTGTGGCACTCACTGAACACacctggcacacacacaaacacacacacacacacaaatgaagtgaaatgctAACTTTGTAAAATCATTGCATTTACATTAGTAAAGCTTCTCATTATACTGTATCTGTGGTATTAT is a window encoding:
- the trpm2 gene encoding transient receptor potential cation channel subfamily M member 2, coding for MLPKLENKIHPQQMMEELQPHKLQLNQAISGYRKHYAFSTWIKKNIHKRECCLFEKDVGGDVCKCGYSKTDHVDEAIKPEDFTGESWKRSRHIREVTTDAFGDISFGGLGQRTGKYARVSTDTSPEILYQLLTEQWKLSPPNLLISVTGGAKNFYLKARLKNMFHRGLIKVAQTTGAWIITGGTHAGVMKHVGQAVRDYTLSSSVQGQIVAIGVATWGIIHNRESLVDSEGCFPAHYLMDTKDQGRFSCLDNNHTHFLLVDDGTQGHYGAEIELRSCLEKCISRKHLGNKESGVTIPVICVVLDGGPGTLNTIYNAMLNGTPCVILEGSGRIADVIAQVAELPVIRITISLIHQLLKKFFGQEYEKFNDLEIIEWTKKIQDIIRMSHLLTVFRVTEDNHNDVDMAILQALLKASRTSESLGIESWKSQLELAIAWNRVDIAETEIFTEESQWKSSDLHWAMFSALVGNKPQFVSLLLENGVNLRDFLQDEETLCELYKCMPSCFFLRKLAKRVHGSRSIRRPAIRIRRRVPSGEMISMTHVSEEVRHLLGSFTKHLYPPSATINQFSMSMEDSSTSLSKSQAGSQTALREDNAETPRDIGRDLFLWAIVQNNKELAEIAWEQCRDCMSAALAATKILKKMAVEGSDADEAEEMQKLASHYEKHAMGVFSECHNSDEERARKLLVRASLFWGRTTCLRLALEADDKSFVAQSGVQALLTQIWCGELSVENPVWRVMICMVFFPLIYTGFLVFRRDEVIQRENEKNEEIKTVEKVTGSIIQTGGCGLDPTSLKRLKPLSSWSRLVCLYSSPQVKFYWNIVSYFTFLFLFAVVLMIDFQVTPSPWEVLLYIWLLTLVCEEVRQLFYDPDGFGFRIKAKRYINDMWNILDVLSIVLFIIGLVFRLTTELFYAGKILLCIDFVVFCLRLMAIFTVSRTLGPKIIIVKRMMMDMFFFMFLLSIWVVAYGVAKQGILIHNDNRLNWILRGAVYEPYRTIFGDFPTNIDYSAFDKDRCSMSGTDPLKPKCPVLNENEMPAFPEWLTIIMLCVYLLFANILLLNLLIAIFNFTFQEVQDNTDRIWKFQRYELIKEYHSRPTAPPPFIIFSHLYLFIRRMVLCRPAKLYKEFKNVLPESEEEELLSWEALMKDRYLLSVQQEQSQSMEHRILDTAQKVTTITDRLEREEEMSSDAVVKRLARLEVQVSQSAKALQWIMDGLKSQSFGAKEAQSLTLTTTDESPDTYVSVSEREDRFHVNARCFHYPSGKVTRFPVPEEKVPWEVSFSLYMPTPYPSEDSGDDADGSESGAIGNYRNPGGRTGMTGRGALNHLGPNLNVDLVLTSWRDSKRSALEFLVVYDESQGTFALPGGPVQSAENLPVNLKQTLGKKLYEKLNEKVSEGTKVFEGYVDDCRNTDNAWVETTVLNIHLDRTSQLIVDISNMVVSSHGSLQWQEVSSRARLSSDQRESLGLVAELHSRKF